DNA from Sesamum indicum cultivar Zhongzhi No. 13 unplaced genomic scaffold, S_indicum_v1.0 scaffold00979, whole genome shotgun sequence:
TTAGAGCTGACATGGGTTGGACATCAAATTCAATGTTGAGAGGGGGTATGTTTCTACCAACTGTCCCTGGGTTGCTTCCTCAGAACTTACCTCACTTTCCAGCTGATTTGGCTTTCATTGAAAGAGCAGCAAGGTTTTCATGCTTCAGTGGAGGGAATTTTGGTGGAGTGATGAATCCTTTTAGTGCGCCTGGCCCGATAAATCCTTATTCACGGGGCTTGGGACCGATGCAAGGGCCGGATGAGGTTTTTGGAGGAAATGGATTGAGACCGCTGCCTGGAATGCAGAGCCAAGGACATGAAACGGACGTGACCGAAGTTAGCAAAGAGGCTTCACTACCTGGGAGGAAGCCTGGAAATGAAGGGAGCCCGTCCAAGAATGAgaagaaaagtgaaagtttGTTGCGCTCTCATGATGAAGCAAAACATGGAGTTGGTGTGTCAGGTAATGAGTCAGATGAGGCGGAATTTAGTGGCCGTGGTGGCCAAGAGGAGTTGAATGGGCCAGCTGTGGAGTCTTCTGGTAAAGGGCTCGGCTCTAAGAGGAGGAAGAGAGTCGGACAGGTTCGACATTGTTCAATCATCTGTCAATTTGACGGATCccgataattttatttagtgttAGTTACTTCCATAGTACAAAAACATAGTCATTCTTTCGTAATTGACTCAATTGTCTTGCCGTTCCAGGATACTGAAcatgatgaaaataatgaaGCCCCACGGCCATCTATTGATATGGCGAAAGGAATGGCGGAAACTAAAGAAAAGGGTGATCGAAACCCAACTTCAATCAGTAAGCCTGGTGGCAAGCATGGTAAGCAGAGTTCTCAAGGCTCAGATCCACCCAAGGAAGAATACATACACGTTAGAGCACGAAGAGGTCAGGCGACAAACAGCCATAGTCTTGCTGAAAGGGTAAGGATCTTGTGAACGTTTCTTCCCAGGAAGATCATTCTTAATGTTGTCAAAATATAGCGCATTGAGCGTcaattcatttcttgaatttgaattattcatTGATAATGTAGGTGAGAAGGGAGAAGATTAGTGAAAGGATGAAATTCCTTCAGGATCTTGTGCCTGGTTGCAGCAAGGTATGTAGTGTTAATTTAGGGTCCTTATTAGCTAGGACGGCAAGGTGTAATTGACCCCAGATATCTTTTTCTCATCAGGTCACTGGAAAAGCTGTTATGCTTGATGAAATCATCAATTATGTGCAATCACTACAGCGGCAAGTTGAGGTATTGATAAGTACT
Protein-coding regions in this window:
- the LOC105180353 gene encoding transcription factor bHLH49-like isoform X2 → MGWTSNSMLRGGMFLPTVPGLLPQNLPHFPADLAFIERAARFSCFSGGNFGGVMNPFSAPGPINPYSRGLGPMQGPDEVFGGNGLRPLPGMQSQGHETDVTEVSKEASLPGRKPGNEGSPSKNEKKSESLLRSHDEAKHGVGVSGNESDEAEFSGRGGQEELNGPAVESSGKGLGSKRRKRVGQDTEHDENNEAPRPSIDMAKGMAETKEKGDRNPTSISKPGGKHGKQSSQGSDPPKEEYIHVRARRGQATNSHSLAERVRREKISERMKFLQDLVPGCSKVTGKAVMLDEIINYVQSLQRQVEFLSMKLATVNPRLDFNIEGFLAKDILQSRAGMSSSLAFPGLIQAGLLSNSSETLRRPISLQSPAISGGFKEPTSQGPNVWEDELHNVVHMGFNSSAPLNTQDLSGSLPPGHMKAEP
- the LOC105180353 gene encoding transcription factor bHLH49-like isoform X1, producing MGWTSNSMLRGGMFLPTVPGLLPQNLPHFPADLAFIERAARFSCFSGGNFGGVMNPFSAPGPINPYSRGLGPMQGPDEVFGGNGLRPLPGMQSQGHETDVTEVSKEASLPGRKPGNEGSPSKNEKKSESLLRSHDEAKHGVGVSGNESDEAEFSGRGGQEELNGPAVESSGKGLGSKRRKRVGQDTEHDENNEAPRPSIDMAKGMAETKEKGDRNPTSISKPGGKHGKQSSQGSDPPKEEYIHVRARRGQATNSHSLAERVRREKISERMKFLQDLVPGCSKVTGKAVMLDEIINYVQSLQRQVEFLSMKLATVNPRLDFNIEGFLAKDILQSRAGMSSSLAFPGLIQAGLLSNSSETLRRPISLQSPAISGGFKEPTSQGPNVWEDELHNVVHMGFNSSAPLNTQDLSGISDTVSSNFICSQKFLS